Proteins from a genomic interval of Marmoricola sp. OAE513:
- a CDS encoding SDR family oxidoreductase — protein sequence MSTLAITGSTGHLGGLVAHALADLSPRLIVRDTARAPSIPGATVAQASYGDRAASIEALLGVDVLFMVSASESRTRREEHRTFIDAAAEAGVSHLVYTSFSGAAEDATFTLGRDHHDAEQAIVASGIAHTILRDNFYLDLLPFFAGEDGVIRGPAGDGRVAAVARADVAEVAAEVLRSPEDHAGTTYELTGPESLTLAEIATRAGAILGRTLTFEDESVEDAYASRLAAYGAEQWQLDAWVSTYTAIRDGECARLTDDVRKVTGRRPRSLERALRP from the coding sequence ATGAGCACTCTCGCGATCACCGGCTCGACCGGGCACCTCGGCGGCCTGGTCGCGCACGCGCTGGCCGACCTGTCCCCGCGCCTCATCGTCCGGGACACCGCGCGCGCTCCGTCCATCCCCGGTGCCACCGTCGCGCAGGCCTCCTACGGTGACCGGGCAGCGAGCATCGAGGCGCTGCTGGGCGTCGACGTGCTCTTCATGGTCTCGGCGTCGGAGAGCCGTACCCGCCGCGAGGAGCACCGGACCTTCATCGACGCCGCTGCCGAGGCCGGCGTGAGCCACCTCGTCTACACGTCGTTCTCCGGCGCCGCCGAGGACGCGACCTTCACCCTTGGCCGCGACCACCACGACGCCGAGCAGGCGATCGTCGCCTCGGGCATCGCGCACACGATCCTGCGCGACAACTTCTACCTCGACCTGCTGCCGTTCTTCGCGGGCGAGGACGGCGTCATCCGCGGACCGGCCGGCGACGGACGCGTCGCGGCCGTGGCACGCGCCGACGTCGCCGAGGTCGCTGCCGAGGTGCTCCGGTCGCCCGAGGACCACGCCGGCACGACGTACGAGCTGACCGGCCCGGAGTCGCTGACGCTCGCCGAGATCGCCACCCGGGCGGGCGCGATCCTGGGGCGCACGCTGACCTTCGAGGACGAGAGCGTCGAGGACGCCTACGCCTCCCGGCTCGCGGCGTACGGCGCCGAGCAGTGGCAGCTCGACGCCTGGGTGAGCACCTACACGGCGATCCGAGACGGCGAGTGCGCCCGGCT